attattattttacttaaCATTTTGCATTAGTATTATTCTGAAGCTGTAGATATTTAGACTTACAGTGACACCATCATGTGTCTCACTTTATGAGACACATGATGGTCTCTATATATTCTTCTTACAGGACATTAACCCTGGTAGAACCATATATAGAGGATTAGTGTCCTGTAAGAACCACATatatgacaaaaacacagaataacaCTTCATCTTATTCAGTGTCCCCCATCTGGAGATCGAGTGTTTTCACTAGTAAAGCTGGACGGAAATTTCATTTGAAAGCTAAAGCTATCAGACGGAGTtagtggtgaaaaaaaattataaaaattggAAGTTTAAAAGGTATGACACAGAAATTCGTAAGTAAAGCACAAGCACCTTGAATTTGTCCTTTAGGTCCAGAGTTATCCAAGGGCCACAAAGCTGTGGAATCTGGTTTGTGTCCTGTGTTCTAATGTTAAGATGCTGCTCAATCCTTTCTCCTAAACCCTCAAACCTTAATTCAGTTATGACAGAATTTCACACAAATGTCTGATGTTATGGAAAATGTTATCATCAGGTCAACTTCCCCATGACATCATAATGTTCCGTCTTTATTCAGCAGCAGAACTTGGGCCAGGAGGAGAGTCTGATCATATTTCACACTAGATTTGTAACATTTGTCTTCAGTGGCTGCTTTTAAACTGTAGGATTGTGTACATGTGTAAGTGTCCATGTTTTAGAATTTATGGCAGAATTTGTGTAAtgatttgtgttgtgtttttccaAGCATACAGCTTTAGTTCTAGATTCACCATTTGTTTCATGCTTAACTACATAATATAACGTAtcttaatgtgtttttactgtCATGAAGGGCGCCATGCTTTTATTGGGCTGGGCTTTGCTGATCGTGGAGACTCGTTTGACTTCAATGTTGCTTTACAAGATCATTTTAAGTAAGTTAATGTGTTGACGGTCTGATATCAGTGTATATTACTTTATGggtgaaagacaaacatttgtgcATCATTTTTATAATTAGAAGGAAGTGTTCTAATgcaaaatcaacttttttttttagataaaatattttataaacgGTAGTTACTATTTAGTTGTAAAAAAATTGCAAAGTCTGTGAGTCAGTAATCTCTGttcattgttataattattataatcatgCTTTCAATCTGTTTCTAAAGGTGGGTGAGGCAAGAAGGTGAGCTTGCTAAACAAGAAGCTTCTCAGAGCGCAGCACCGAAGCTGGACCTGAGCTTCAAAGAAGGACAAACTATCAAGATCAGCATCGGGGTGAGGTTTTAATGGGCGTTAATGATAAAGGGATTGAATGATTCAACAGGAACGACTCTGGTGAAGAAATGAGTGACTGATTCTTTCGAACTGCCATCACCACATCTGTcacagaacatcaagaagaaGGAAGCAGGTGCTGCCAAAACTCGGCCAATGGGTGGAGGTCTGCTTCCACCCCCACCGGGAGCAAAAGCTGGAGGTCTGATCCTGCCTCCTGCAGGACAGCAGGCAGCTCCAGCTGTACAGACGAACCCTGGTGATCACCATGCTTTTGTGTCAAATCCTGTGTTTAAACATCCTCACATGTTTAACcagcatttatttttgtgcctctttCTCCTGATGCAGCCCCTCTTTTAGACTTCGGCTCAACCGCTCCTGCATCCCAGCCCAGCTCTGACATGTGGGGAGATTTCACATCAGCAGGCTCGAGGTAAGATTCCTCACAAACCGTGTAGCACATTATTGTCTGTGTCGTAATTCATCCTGTCCATTTTTGTTTGAGATTATTTTTGAATTCACTCCTCATCATCGCCTTCACCATCCACGCCGTCTCCTCCACAGCTCCAGTAAAGATGCAGTCAAAACAGGATGGGTGCAATTTAGTTGAGTGATGAGAAATCCTTGATCTCACTCAGGTTCCATACATTCCATGGATGATGAGACAAAGAGAACTGAAAGAGAGGAACTGATAGCAACCATGGCGGTAGCTCATTAAACTGCGCCAGTTTTGGAAGGAGTCTGTTAAAGTAAATCCACTACAACTCATCCTGAAGGAACAAACGGACAAGTGtacattttttaatgcatttttacaaTCATAGTGAAATTTTGTAATGCAGCTTCCTTTCAGAAATCAGATTATCTCATGTCCTCTGATTCCTTGTCTCTTCCTCATCTCTTCGTCTTGCatgttttcctcctcttttcatgCAGTCAAGTCAGTTCTCCAGCATTCTGAGGCATTACCATTTGGAAAAAATGCTTCTTTTGTGCTTTCTTGCAATATCTTGCAAAgttattatttgatatttggatttaatttaagccccttaagtctaaaaaaaaaacaaagtttttagATCACAGCATTGGAAAACAAGTCAAGGTATTTAGTCTTTCACTCAAAGTGGAAACTTTATTGACATTGTAGTTTTTGACCGTGAGCACTCTTCATATGTCTCTCCGTCATGGGatgttgctttttaaaatgtgccTTTTACCAAATTGTTACTAATTTGCATTGACCATTCAATTTAGTACCTCTTTGAAAGAAAATCTGAAGTGTTTAAATATATGTTCTCttgtaaataaacaatatatttctttggctttgttttttttatttctaggaacttagtctgagattgtagatggGGTTCTACAGGGTTCCTTTACTGCTGCatacactctcagatgtcagatAATTGGACCAGTTTAAAGCTTTCATATTGTAGAGCATTTTTATAACCATGAATATGGACAGATATGGAGTATGAGCTTTTCATTAGTCAGGTACATAAGCTGAGGGATAAAGTCTCATGACGCGGGGTGTTTTGTCGTCAAGATGCTTTAGTTTTCTGAATTTGATGTACATCCCAGTCCCCCGGTTCTCGCCCTGAAGCCAGCTGTGTTAGACTTCAGCAATCCCCACAACCTACCATAAGTGGAACAAAtggtagacaatgaatgaatataaaattcatttactgtatttatgagTGGCACTTTTTCCTTCCATGTCATATTTTGAACACACTTATCAAATGGCTCCTAAATATTATCTAAATCTGATCAGATTTTGGTGATGtattattaatgataaattGATAGCTAGAGAATAGACTGTCATAAAGCACGGTATTACAGTAGACAGACACCTGCCACAAATGGTTGCAAATGAGAAGAGAATTTCACATctcaggattaataaaggagGATTCTTCTTCTGTCGAAATTTTTGGTGTTTATTTTGGATGTTATCATGAATATGAAATGGATTTTTGTACATTGTGTGAGTGGAAGTCATCTCAGATTAGGCCAAAactcaaaaaaatttaaatatttaaatctatAGTTCTTTCACCACTATAGTTCTTTTTCAAATCAAACTCAGAAGCAGAAATATGAAAAGCCTAAATGATGTCCATTGTTTCAGCTTCACATGACAGATATTTAAATACGGTAGGATGGAAatagctatagtgaatactttcctGAAGAGGCAGGatcatagggtgacctataagagtggaggtatgagcacacaggtagactacatcttgtgcagtgactgcaaagtaggggtaggtgagagtgtagccaaacaacaTTGGATGCTGGTGTGTAGGATAattgatgatgaggaagaggaagagggcaaaggcagagcagtggACGAAattgtggaagctgaaaaaggaagagtgttgcatgacttttaggaaggagttcagACAGAGTCTGGGTAgtcaggaagtgcttccagatgactggacaatcagctaatgtgatcaggtaAACAGGTatgagagtacttggtgtgtcatctggaaggaaaatagATACGgcgacttggtggtggaatgaggaggtacagaagAGTGTACACagaaaggttagctaagaagaagtggtacactgagaggactgaggactgagtagacaggagtacagggagatgcagcgtaaggtgaaggtagaggtagcaaaggccaaacaaggggcttatgatgacttgtatgctaggttggacagtaaggagggagagattgatctatacaggttggcaagacagagaaagatGGGTGTGCAGGTTAGGGTGAatatgtgcagcaggttagggtgaataaggatagggatggaaatgtattgacaggtgctactagggtgatgggaagatgggaagagtactttgaaaagttgatgaatgaggaaaatgagagagaacaaagaagaggtggctgttgtggaccagaaaatagcaaagattagtcaggaaggcattgaagaggatgaagagtggaaaggcacttggtcctgatgatatacctgtggaggtttggaagtgtttaggagaggtggcagtagagtttctgactgggttgttcaagaGGATCttggtgagaagatgcctgaggaatggagaagtgtgctggtgcccatttttaaaaacaagggagatgtgcagagttgtggcaactacagaggaataaagctgatgagccatacaatgaagttatgggaaagggTAGTTGTAGAGTAGCTAgattaagggcagaagtgagaatttgtgagcagcagtatggtttcttgccaaaaaaaaagagtactacagatgcagtatttaatttgaggatgctgatagagaagtacaaagaaggccagagggagccgcattgtgtttttgttgatttggagaaagcttatgacagggtgcccagagaggaactgtggtattgtatgaggaagtctggagtggcagagaagtatgttagagccgtgcaggacatgtatgaggactgtaagacagtggtgaggtgtgctgtaggtgtgacagaggagttcaaggttgaggtgggactgcatcagggatcagctctgagccccttcttgttcgctatggtgatggacaggctgacagacgaggtcagacaggattctccatggactatgatgtttgcagatgacattgtgatctgcagtgagagcagggaacaggtggaggagaagctagagaggtggaggtttgtcctgaaaaggagaggaatgaaggttagctgcagtaagacagagtacatgtgtgtgaatgagagggacccaagtggaagagtgaggctacagggagaagagatcaagaaggtggaggattttaagtacttagggtcaacagtccagagcaatggagagtgtggaaaagaggtgaagaagcgtgtacaggcaggatggaatgggtggagaatagtgtcaggtgtgatgtgtgatagaagagtttcagctaaaatgaaaggaaaggtgtacaaaactgtggtgagaccagcgatgttgtttggtctagagacagtgtcactgaggaaaagacaggagacagagctggaggtagcagagatgaagatgctgaggttctctttgggagtgaccaggatggataggatcaggaatgagtacatcagagggacagcacatgttagaggttttggagataaagtcagagaggccagactgagatggtttggacatgtccagaggagagatagtgaatacattggtagaaggatgctgagttttgaactgccaggcaggaggcctagaggaagaccaaagaggtctATGgatgaggacatgaaggtagttggtgtgagagaagaggatgcagaagacagggttagatggaggcgactgattcgctgtggcgactcctgaagggaaaagccgaaagggaaAGAAGTTGTCTGAACCGCTAGAAGTGAAAAACGCAAATTAGACGTggtgtgtttctattggttcAGGGCGTGTTGGGGAATTTTCTCATACatttaggggggaaaaaaacaaaactttgtgGATTTCCTTCCGGATCTGATCTGTGTTAATAGACATGACAACAGACCATCGGCCCACTGACGGGCCGGCGGACGGCCCACACACTGGGCTCCGGGTGAACTGGAAGTCCCTCCCCGGAAAAAGCATGGAGGAGCTTTCCGAACGAGACAACCGGAGCTGCACCACCAAGCGTCTGGTGTGTCTCCTCTCTTCTGACAATTAAACCGTTGAACcctgaggatggaggatggagcggACTGATCCCATCAGGTGAGGTCGGGAATCACAGACCTGTCCGCTGGTGGTCTGCGCTCCGGCGCGGATCCGTCTAAGTTCCGTCTCCACAGCAGCCTGTTGGCGTTCGAATCGTTGCTGCTGCCAAGCACTGACACGCTTCTGGAAACTTGGGCGTGTCGTTTGGTTCTATTTTGAATTTTCATTCTGGTTTGTTGAAATTTTAGTGAAATAAAAACGCAGTAGACGACGTTCCCGCTTTGCGCATTCCGGATGATGTTCTAGCGTGGAAGAGGAAGCATCTGATGAAAAATCACCGCCAACTGCAGCCATGAGATGTGGCGGCATCGCTCGGTTTAAAATCATGAGGCCGCCAGAGGAGCAGAAGGAGCGCGTCCGTCTCTGGAGACGCGTTTGGACCCCGGTGGTGGACGCGAAACTGGGAAATATCTTGTTCTACTTCTTTGAATCACGTTGATGATCCAAAAACGATTTcaccatttaattttttttattacattaaaatcaCAGTGATTGGTTATGACAGGTGCCACACTGGTATCTGTGTTCATAGTGGATTATAACCTCTTTGTGGTCACACAAAGTATGAATGGGGTTCAAACTTTTCTTCAGTTCGTTGACGTAAAATTGTTGAATAGAAACCGTAAAATTGGATATTTTTTCACCAAGATACTTTCATTGGTCCacagaaaactgaaaaagaaaaaaaagaatgaacatTAATAAAGTGATTATAGACAGACATAGAGTAGATGGACAGTCACGTCAGCACGTCCTACGGTGATAAAGACATTTGACGCCATCCCGCTACATAACATGCACATTTtgtcaaagaaggaaagaatgaaGTTTACAAGATGTGTGTCAAAAATGAAACTCACATTACCATTGAATTTTgccatgaaaacaaaagaaaaaaactttctaGAATTTGTAAATCGCAAAAACAGCACTCCAGCATTTGgttgatgcccccccccccccccaaaaaaaaagaagagaaaaaaaaagaatcattatTGAATGGCGCCACAGCTCGATATTAAATTAGATCATCAATGCCTTGTTGACTAAAGTCAGTCAGGACCATCAGGGCTCGTCTTTGCTGACGCCCTGTTGAGGAttgagaagagaggagagagtgaaATGAAGGAGgtggaagtgtgtgtctgtgtgtgtgtgtgtgtgtgtgggggggggggggtacttgtTAAACCCCCACTAATCCTCCTGTCCTCAATCTGTGCCTGTGCGCACCGGAGGAGGAGGCGACAGGACGGACGCGCTCTGCTCCTCTGCGACCAAACCTCATCGGCTCCAACCTTTTTCACTTAGTATTTGGAAAGCAAAGGTGGTTCAGGTAATCTCACGAAGGAGTTAAATTTATACACGTTGGATTTGAATCATCAGAATCTCCGCAATGAGCACCGCGGAAAACTCTGACGCGGACTCCAACAAACTGGAGTGTGTGATCCAGGTGAGGTCCCAAAGGTCATTGTCTGTAGTAACTGTGGGTGTTAGTTTTCTCTGTAGGCAGTGGATCTGGTGTAACGTTATGACACATATCATTTGAAACACTTCTTTAAGTTGTAAATACTTCTGTTTTGGGTGCAATGACTTATTTgactcatatatatataatgttgtgTTTCCCAAAGAGGCTGGAGGAGAGCGTTCTGTCTGAGGAGAAGCGGTTGACGGTGCGGGGCCCTTCCCCTGATGCCCCCCCTACATGTCTGCCAGCCAGAGTGCGAGAAATTGTCACAAAGAACCTCACTGAAACCGGTGAGCTGCAGTCGTTTGCCGTCCTGTCATGTTGGTTTTATTCAGCGTCTTTTCTTTGACCGACTCTGACTCGTCTCTCCCTTCCTGCAGCCGGGGCCATGTCGTCAGTCATGTCCCTCCAGGAGGAGAACCGGGTTCTGCAGGGAGAGCTGGCCAGGCTGGAGGACCTGCTGGCCCACAGCCGAGCAGACCGAGATGAACTCGCCATCAAGTATGGAGCGATTAGTGAGCGGGTAAAGAAAGACACCGGAACCAGAATCGACAGCTGGATAGGTGTAGTGTGAACTGAATGAACTCAAACGGAGATCTTCTCAGTGAGGCTGTAGTAAAAACTGTCCAGAGTTACGTCCACCGAAGGCAACGCTGAGCCACTCGCTGCTTTTCTcatttcaccatttttttctgttctctcaTTGTCTGAGAACAGCTTGTTTCCCAGGTGATGAGCTCTGGTATGAACTGAAGTGTGATGTTGCCATGGTGTCTGTCACCCCGGGTGACTGTAAACAGGGGGCTTTAGTGGAGTTGAGGGGAGGTGGGGTGGTGGGTGGGCATCACATCTCATGTTAAGTTCAAGATAACTCAAAGATTCGTGCAGATCCgtaaagacaaacagaagacCGACAGATGGAgctgtgtttttgttaaataagtgttgatttttttacagTCATGTCAAACAGTCACATATGCTGATGATATGTTGTCTTTTCCTCTGCTACACATCTTTATTGTTTATTCTAATAATTTTATTGAGATTTCCTGAGAATTAAATTCCCAAGAATTGAGAGTAAAATAGTGTCTAACAGGATTTACAGTATACTTGGGCTGAATTCACATGATCTTTTCCTGTTATTTAACCTTCGACCTCTGCCTCACACCCACAGCTGGAGCAGGCTTTGCGTTTTGAAACGGGAGATGAAGCTGCGGACCACGATTCCCTGGAGTCACGCAGCCTCACGCAGCAGAACGTGGATCTGCGCAGGAGGCTGGACGAAGAGCAGGCGACCTACAAGCGTAAGCTCACCGCATACCAAGAGGGCCAGCAGAGGCAGGCGCAACTCGTGCAGAAGTTACAGGCCAAGGTTTGTTGGTTTTACTCCAGCTGTGAAGTCACGTGAAACAAGTCGGTGACAGTTTTCCTGCTCCTTCAGGTTCTTCAGTACAAGAAAAAGTGTGGGGATCTGGAGCAGGCGCTACAGGAGAAGTTCGCAAATATGGAGAAACACCAGCTGAGTGTGAGtggaattcattcatttcatcagtaggaaaaaaatgaattcagACATTCCACAAATAATTTCATAAATCTTTCATTCAGGACCAAAGTGAAACAGCAAACGGCCGCCAACAGGATGAATCAAGCAGCAACCTGGAGGAGGCTTTGATTCGTCTGGAGGAAGAACAGCAGAGGTGAGCAGGTGTCAAGAAGCTACTCTGTGCATAACGTATTAACTAACTAATGAACTGACTAAACTGTTAGGATTTTAAATTAACTAgctttgaactaactaactaactaactaactaactaactaactaactaactaactaactaactaacccactaggtttAGAACAAATTAGATTCTAAATTAACTAGTTTTGAAATACTAattaatataaacattatatttatatttttatttattttattatttaataattattatttatgtttgttgttaattatttatgtttacataaatacaaaacattgtatttatatttgttattatttaattattatttatgtttattgttttgttaacgctgtttatgtttacactgtatgtttgtatgtttacaccaatcctgctttatgtgccccctggggactaataaaggtttttgaatttgaattgtacCTCTGAATGTGACATGTTGAAgattatttgttatttactgTTTCGTGTTTCCAGGAGCAGCAGTTTGTCTGCGGTCAACGCCCTGCTGAGGGAGCAGCTGGAGCAGGTCAGTTTGGCCAATGAGGCTCTCAGCCAGGACATCCGCAGACTCACCGCTGATTGGACGAAAGccagggaggagctggagcagaAGGAGTCAgactggaggagagaggaagaggtagGAGAAGGATGCTGTGAAGACAGCACCTGTTTTGTTGGAAGAGAGAAAGATCGGGGAGATAATCCGCTTGTTATTTTTGTCTCAGTCCTTTCACAGTTATTTCAGCAGCGAGCACAGCCGGATGCTGTTACTGTGGCGGCAAGTGGTCGGATTTCGAAGGCATGTTTGTGAAATGAAGAGCGCCGCTGAAAGGTTAAGATCAGCCAAACATTTTTCCTGCACTATGACTTGAATCTTACCAAAGTTAACGGTGCAATAATTTcaccttctcttctcttttctctgtcacccCACCTCCCACTGAAGGGACTTGTCAGACATGCGTAACGAGCTGGCTCGGGCATCCCACTCTGCTCAGGTGTCCTGTGCGAATCTGTCAGCCGTCCTGCATAGCAGGGAGGAAGGAACGGTTCGGGccctggagctggagaaggccCTCCGGGGCCagatggagcagcagctgagggaACGGGTGGCAGAGATGATGAGTCAGCAGAGCAGAGCGGACACAGAAAGAAGCGAGGTCAACATCAGGTCAGCGACTGGGATGCTGTGAATAATGACAGTGGTGTCAGAGAGGTCACTGAGTTCTTCTCACTCCGACATCTTTTAGGTTGTCAGAAATGGAGCGAGAGGGCGAGAGACTAAAGGGACAaatggaggagagagacagagagatcaCTGCGCTGGCCAGGAGGCTTGAGGTGAGAGGTTTTATTTGGtcattcaaaaattaaaaatgaatcagaAGTCACACTTTTGTACTGTTTGACGTGCTCCTtgatcaccacagacacacacacttttatccAGTCCCTTAGTTATGAAAAAAGTATCTTTATAGACCTCTTTAAAAATCGAAGATGACAATATTGACTTGTTTTTTACGGATGTACACATATCTTCTGTCATGACATAGAGGCACACACATAGTTAGGAAATTAGAAAGTTTTGAAAGAAGGATTTattccttgtattttttttaaaaaaagactgaatTAGTGATGTTTAATGATCAGTAATCTTCCTCTTGACGTCATTTTGTTTGCCTTCTCTCAGCAGCAGAGTGGTAATGATGAGACGGACATGCAGGTGATTAAGTCTCACATTAAGACGCTGTTGGAGGCTCTGAGGGGCGTCGCTCGGGTAATGAACTGCACAAAGTCAATGTTATTTAATTAAGAAGCAAgtcctttatttttatgatttattcttttatttcttgttcAGGTGGTTCTGTCGGATGGAGAGTCATCATCAGAGGCAGACCAGGACACCTCTGGAGCTCCGTTGATGGCGTTCATCCTCGGCTCCTCTTCTCACCGCTCCTCTGCTCCTCATGGGTCGACCTCCCCCTCTCAGTCTTCTTCGTCTTCGGTGTCTCTTCTTCCTGAATCAGCGTTGTCTGCTCTGCATTCTGCAGTCACAAACAGAATGCTTCAACTGCAGGTGCCACAAGCATTTTTACTTtgttggaacattttttttattttaatctataTGATTTTAACGTAGAGCACCAGTTACTGCACATATTTGATTTCACTTCATGTTAGACTAATATAGAGATGGGACTGtattgattttgaaaagctgagtATTTCCAGACCCAAAATAACCTGTCACAACATGACTGTGGTTTTCAAAGTGTGAGGCCTCTAGACCCGCGACCAGAGCGGTTGTCCAGTCCAGATAATTCAAAGACCTCTCTGTGAAGAGTTTTTAGTCTCCCTACAAACCAAACAGAGAACAAGTAGTGTTCAATCAACCCATTCCATCTAAAGGGACGGACGTTGTTAGGGGCTGGTAACCggtttgtgtttgcaggacATTCGAGgtcgtctcctctcctcccagTCCCTCATACAACAGTTGCGGAAGCAGATTTCCGATACTGATTCGGCTAAAAGAGATTCAGAACAGAGACACCAggctgtggagagagagagagatgccgctcagagagagaaggaggccctgcagagagagagggaccgGCTGAAGCAGGAGAGGGACGCTCTGGACAGGTTAGATCGCCTGATGCTGTCTGCTGGAGTACTGTGGTGTGTTTCTACAACGAACGGGCACAAGTGTCACATTCCCCTTCCACACATTATCATGAACATTACAGCGAGAGGACGAGCTTAGAGACCAGCTTGCAGAAGGTGCAGAGCAGCAACCAGGTCCTGCAGATGGAGCTGGAGAAGCTTCAGCTGACGGCGGCATCAACGCAGCGAGAGCGAGATCacgagaaggaggagaaggaagcgGCCGTTCAGGAGCGAGACCGAGCCAAGGTGGAGGCTCAGAGGATGTAAGTAGGTTAATTCACAGTGATTAAGTGGATCTGTGGTGCACACTAATCCACACGTTCAAAATGCTTACAGGAAGACATTCAcatcttcagcttcagcttcacatCCAGATAATCCTTTACATTCTTCATCTGCCTGGTTCCACTGACCTGATGGACAGATCTGATGTAGAACTTGTGTCCAAACAGCTCCGACAAACCTGAAGTAATTTCCAACATATCAGACCAGTGATATTAGTCAGTTTCtttaaaaaactgacaaaatttttttcttccactatAAATTCTTCCACTATAATTTTTTCTTCCACTATTGGGAAGATAAAATGAAGtttaacagaataaaaacaggcGTCATACTGGACAGAACTTGAACATCACCTCCACATCACATGACAACGAGCACGATGATATTACTCTGTGGTTGATTTGTTCTGACTGTTTCGCTTCAGACAGAAGCAGTGGGAACAGAGCGAGCGTCGCGCCTCTGCCCAGAGAGGGGAGCTGTCTGCAGTGAGGGAGActcaccagcagggggaggTTGAGAGGCATCTGCTGCAGGGGGAGAGGGCCCAGCTCTCTGAAGCCCTGTCCCGAGTAAGAAAAGCACAATCT
This sequence is a window from Antennarius striatus isolate MH-2024 chromosome 5, ASM4005453v1, whole genome shotgun sequence. Protein-coding genes within it:
- the necap2 gene encoding adaptin ear-binding coat-associated protein 2, with protein sequence MADDNTYESMLCVKNEVHVYRIPPRASNRGYRAADWKLDEPAWSGRMKITAKGKMAYIKLEDKNTGELFAQAPVEQYPGSAVEGVTDSSRYFVVRIDDGNGRHAFIGLGFADRGDSFDFNVALQDHFKWVRQEGELAKQEASQSAAPKLDLSFKEGQTIKISIGNIKKKEAGAAKTRPMGGGLLPPPPGAKAGGLILPPAGQQAAPAVQTNPAPLLDFGSTAPASQPSSDMWGDFTSAGSSSSKDAVKTGWVQFS